From the genome of Colwellia psychrerythraea 34H, one region includes:
- a CDS encoding WD40/YVTN/BNR-like repeat-containing protein produces MRIPYIDCGMNSLFFITLLGSFFTVAQANSSSDLLELPATNSALAIKSVLMAMTPNNDAILVVGERGHIINWQNDDNWQQLQSPVSVAITDVTILSDGSKVAVGHDGVILKVDSNSTTWRKVFTGKEITQFQIAQLKQQYQSLEQVILQTQDEDELEELTYQLDDLTFAIEDNQLELKSGPNKPLLSVTSTSNDTLFASGAYGILLSSKDKGETWQLVSNHLDNPDRFHLNTVIATADDQLYIVGENGMGFHSTDVGQTWSVMTLPYSGSLFGILANTVKTHTISTDDINSTKNKTQLVAFGLQGNIMVSLDGGGNWQHIKLPRSTSLLGGNFSKQGKVYLVGHGGVIVSFYPENLSTLTIKKHPSGAALSSVLVKDNSLILAGQFGISQWPIEAEE; encoded by the coding sequence ATGCGTATACCCTATATCGACTGTGGTATGAATAGCTTATTTTTTATTACTTTGCTTGGTTCATTCTTTACTGTCGCTCAGGCAAATAGCTCTTCTGATTTACTGGAATTACCTGCGACCAACAGTGCATTAGCCATTAAAAGTGTACTGATGGCGATGACGCCAAATAATGACGCTATTCTCGTGGTCGGCGAACGTGGACATATTATCAATTGGCAAAATGATGATAACTGGCAGCAGCTACAATCGCCTGTCAGCGTTGCTATAACCGATGTAACTATACTGTCTGATGGTAGCAAAGTTGCGGTTGGCCATGATGGTGTCATTCTTAAAGTTGATAGTAATAGCACGACATGGCGCAAAGTATTTACGGGGAAAGAGATAACACAATTCCAAATAGCGCAATTGAAACAGCAATATCAATCTTTAGAGCAAGTCATATTGCAAACTCAGGATGAAGATGAATTAGAAGAATTAACCTATCAACTTGATGATTTAACCTTTGCTATTGAAGATAACCAATTAGAATTAAAATCCGGACCAAATAAACCACTGTTATCAGTTACTAGCACGTCGAATGATACCTTATTTGCTAGCGGTGCCTACGGTATTTTACTCAGCAGTAAAGACAAAGGTGAGACGTGGCAGTTAGTGAGTAATCACCTTGATAACCCCGATAGATTTCACCTTAATACGGTTATAGCTACAGCAGATGACCAGCTCTATATTGTGGGTGAAAACGGTATGGGCTTTCATTCTACTGATGTTGGCCAAACATGGTCGGTCATGACATTACCTTATTCGGGCAGTTTATTCGGCATTCTCGCCAACACAGTCAAAACTCATACTATTTCCACTGATGATATCAATTCAACTAAAAATAAAACCCAATTGGTCGCGTTTGGTTTACAAGGAAACATCATGGTTTCCCTTGATGGAGGAGGGAATTGGCAGCATATAAAATTACCACGTAGCACTAGTTTGCTCGGCGGAAATTTCTCTAAGCAAGGCAAGGTGTACTTGGTTGGTCATGGTGGCGTTATTGTTAGTTTTTATCCTGAAAACTTATCAACATTGACGATTAAAAAGCATCCTTCAGGCGCGGCATTGTCGAGTGTGTTAGTTAAAGACAATTCGTTAATTCTTGCTGGCCAATTCGGTATTTCACAATGGCCGATTGAGGCAGAGGAATAA
- a CDS encoding AraC family transcriptional regulator, whose protein sequence is MQDYYSTLIGWMIPISRAMEAHQIDLTTALKECNISQDVMTDQESRIAAEKFYNLIEYCNKKLGRHDFSILIAEQFHPGMFHALGYAMMSSNTLQDALDRIAHYKRVVSNTCQLVTYESNNQLVFEMNIFTYEGTNRPVLSLATVETFLATIIRFARELVTLDFSPEKICFAYQKPAHDVTYLEEFFNCDIEFNSDKNAIIFNFEQAQEKLMCGNPLITHSHEKMLDEFMARIDKNDLSHVIKNKIFDLLPLGAPSQIVIAEDLGMSLRNLQRKLQEQGTSYKEILESTRKKLAMDYIVQQHLSLSEIGYLVGFSSVGNFNRAFKRWTNQTPGEYRQSKKT, encoded by the coding sequence GTGCAAGATTATTATTCAACGTTGATTGGCTGGATGATCCCGATTTCAAGGGCAATGGAAGCTCACCAGATTGATCTTACAACGGCACTTAAAGAATGTAATATTTCTCAAGATGTTATGACAGACCAAGAATCTCGTATTGCTGCCGAAAAGTTTTATAACTTAATAGAGTATTGTAATAAGAAATTAGGACGACATGATTTTTCTATTTTAATTGCGGAACAATTCCATCCCGGTATGTTTCATGCGCTTGGTTACGCCATGATGTCTTCTAACACATTGCAAGATGCTCTAGACAGAATAGCTCATTATAAACGTGTAGTTTCAAATACTTGCCAATTAGTTACCTACGAGAGTAATAACCAATTAGTTTTTGAAATGAATATTTTTACTTATGAGGGAACTAATCGTCCCGTATTATCACTTGCAACAGTCGAAACCTTTTTAGCGACCATTATCCGTTTTGCTAGAGAGTTGGTTACTTTAGATTTCTCACCTGAAAAAATTTGTTTTGCTTATCAAAAACCTGCTCATGATGTGACTTACCTCGAAGAGTTTTTCAATTGTGACATAGAATTTAATAGCGATAAAAACGCTATTATTTTTAATTTTGAGCAAGCACAAGAAAAGCTAATGTGTGGCAACCCTTTAATTACGCATAGTCACGAAAAAATGCTTGATGAATTCATGGCAAGAATTGATAAAAATGATTTAAGCCATGTCATCAAAAATAAAATCTTTGATTTATTGCCGTTAGGTGCTCCTTCACAAATAGTTATAGCTGAAGACCTAGGAATGAGTTTGCGTAATTTACAACGAAAACTACAAGAGCAAGGCACAAGTTACAAAGAAATATTAGAAAGTACCCGTAAAAAATTAGCAATGGATTACATTGTGCAACAACATTTAAGTTTGAGTGAAATTGGCTATTTGGTTGGTTTTTCGAGCGTAGGCAACTTTAACCGTGCTTTTAAACGTTGGACAAATCAAACACCTGGTGAATACCGACAAAGCAAAAAAACCTAA
- a CDS encoding DUF1302 domain-containing protein yields the protein MLNNNHKIKPLALVVAMALSASSAHAVDFNFGEDDDILLQINSQLDIGSSWRLGDADPRFIGKTNGGTGATSTTDDGNLNYSKHDAYSQIIKGVHDIQLSKGDFGAFVRFKYWYDYALKEGDVNHGNSGNGYVPNTPLSDDGFENNTKFSGATLLDAYVYASFDLADTPVDIRLGRQVVSWGESTFIQGGMNSSNPFDVAALRRPGADLKEGILPVGMLYGNVGLTENLSVEAFYQYEWEKTQIDGCGTYFSGADFAATGCNYVSVGPLGDQAGLAAGFAAERIADVEPDDGGQYGLAARYYAEELNDTEFGIYYMNIHSRLPLINTVRTNIPPTYAAITGDDIANSPVFVPEALDPTGGAFAAQNPGYDIEFPEDLKFYGVSFATNVGGVALSGEASYKPDTPVQISGPELLNGTLSEAPFLRFTPRVTAVGYGEEVKGWDEFDVTQLQMTAIQFFENTMGASRVTVIAEVGMILTDGVEDSDQHYGRNSVFGLGDFDAGGGLNCSNLVNAGALSGDCRTDGFVTDSAWGYRMRAVWQYSDVFAGVSLKPTLSWAHDVNGYSPDPAQQFHEGRKNLGFSLEAAYQQKYTVTVGYNNYSGGSHNILEDKDLVSLSFGLSY from the coding sequence ATGCTAAATAATAATCACAAAATCAAACCATTAGCTCTGGTTGTCGCTATGGCGCTTAGTGCGTCATCAGCGCACGCTGTAGACTTTAATTTTGGTGAAGACGATGACATTTTATTGCAAATAAATTCTCAATTGGATATTGGTTCAAGCTGGCGACTAGGCGATGCTGACCCACGATTTATTGGTAAAACTAACGGTGGAACTGGCGCTACAAGTACCACAGATGATGGCAACTTGAACTACTCAAAACATGATGCCTACTCACAAATAATTAAAGGTGTGCATGATATTCAATTAAGCAAAGGCGATTTTGGTGCTTTTGTGCGCTTTAAATATTGGTATGACTATGCACTCAAAGAAGGTGATGTGAACCATGGTAACTCAGGTAATGGTTATGTCCCGAATACGCCATTAAGCGATGATGGATTTGAAAATAATACTAAATTTTCTGGCGCCACCTTATTAGATGCCTACGTTTATGCTTCGTTTGATTTAGCAGATACTCCAGTAGACATACGCCTAGGTAGACAAGTGGTTAGTTGGGGCGAAAGTACATTTATTCAGGGTGGCATGAATTCGTCGAACCCTTTTGATGTCGCAGCCTTAAGACGCCCTGGTGCAGATTTAAAAGAAGGTATTTTACCTGTTGGCATGCTCTACGGTAACGTCGGTCTCACTGAAAACCTAAGTGTTGAAGCTTTTTATCAATACGAGTGGGAGAAAACTCAAATTGACGGTTGTGGTACTTATTTTTCTGGGGCTGATTTTGCAGCAACTGGCTGTAATTATGTTTCTGTTGGTCCTTTAGGCGATCAAGCTGGATTGGCTGCAGGTTTTGCCGCTGAGCGAATAGCGGATGTTGAGCCTGATGACGGCGGTCAATATGGTTTAGCCGCGCGTTATTATGCTGAAGAATTAAATGATACCGAGTTTGGAATATACTACATGAATATTCATTCTCGCCTACCACTGATTAACACAGTACGTACTAATATCCCGCCGACTTATGCTGCAATTACCGGTGATGATATTGCTAACTCACCCGTTTTTGTACCAGAAGCATTGGATCCAACAGGTGGCGCTTTCGCCGCACAAAATCCAGGTTATGACATTGAATTTCCAGAAGACTTAAAGTTTTACGGCGTTAGCTTTGCTACCAATGTTGGTGGTGTAGCACTATCAGGTGAAGCCTCTTATAAACCTGATACTCCGGTACAGATCAGCGGACCAGAATTACTCAACGGTACCTTATCTGAAGCGCCATTCTTACGCTTTACCCCAAGAGTTACCGCAGTTGGTTATGGTGAAGAGGTGAAAGGTTGGGACGAGTTTGATGTAACCCAATTGCAGATGACTGCGATTCAATTTTTTGAAAACACCATGGGAGCTTCACGAGTCACAGTTATTGCCGAAGTGGGCATGATTTTAACTGATGGCGTTGAAGACTCTGATCAACATTACGGTAGAAACTCAGTCTTTGGATTGGGGGATTTTGATGCTGGTGGCGGCTTAAATTGTAGCAACCTTGTCAATGCAGGCGCGTTATCAGGCGATTGTCGCACTGATGGTTTTGTTACTGATAGTGCATGGGGTTATCGCATGCGGGCTGTTTGGCAATATTCTGATGTATTTGCCGGCGTATCGTTAAAGCCAACACTTTCTTGGGCACATGATGTTAATGGTTACTCGCCAGATCCAGCCCAACAATTTCATGAAGGGCGGAAGAATCTAGGTTTTTCTTTAGAAGCGGCCTATCAGCAAAAATATACCGTCACCGTAGGCTACAACAACTATTCAGGTGGTAGTCATAATATTTTAGAAGATAAAGACCTAGTATCGCTGTCATTTGGCCTTTCATATTAA
- a CDS encoding DUF1329 domain-containing protein, translating into MKKYITTASLLMLSLVSSAALAKVSPQEADKLGKTLTPLGAEMAANAAGTIPAWSGGLTSKNSTKSKDSGRPENPFSQDKPLFEITRANFDDYKANLSAGQIAMFEKYADYKMPIYKTRRTAAYSNELYDVVKKNATTAELVQSGNGVENFETTIPFPIAQNGSEVIWNHITRFRGGTAKRFTTTIPVQSNGSFVPVKMNDQLVWPEFLKGGRDAKKDNNILFYYLSQITAPARLTGTALLVHETMDQVKEARKAWVYNSGQRRVRRAPNVAYDGPGQGTDGLRASDNYDMYNGAPDRYNWKLVGKQELYIPYNSYNLLDTTAKYDDVIQKGHLNTDYLRYELHRVWQVEATLKEGSRHIYAKRTFFIDEDTWGASVIDQYDGRGQLWKLSEAHNIQFYDVDTPWMVAETLYDIDSGRYLVTGLSNEEPTFMIWGEKVKRKDFSTSALRRLGR; encoded by the coding sequence ATGAAAAAATATATTACAACTGCAAGTTTACTGATGTTATCACTGGTAAGTAGTGCTGCATTGGCAAAAGTTAGCCCACAAGAAGCTGATAAATTAGGTAAAACGCTAACTCCATTAGGTGCTGAAATGGCGGCCAATGCAGCCGGAACTATTCCAGCCTGGAGCGGAGGATTAACCAGTAAAAACTCAACTAAAAGTAAAGACTCTGGACGCCCTGAAAATCCTTTTAGCCAAGACAAACCATTATTTGAAATAACGCGCGCTAATTTTGATGATTACAAAGCGAACTTAAGTGCTGGCCAAATTGCAATGTTTGAAAAATACGCTGATTATAAAATGCCTATTTATAAAACAAGAAGAACAGCCGCCTACTCAAATGAACTTTATGATGTTGTTAAGAAAAATGCGACAACCGCTGAACTAGTACAATCGGGTAATGGTGTCGAAAATTTTGAGACAACAATCCCCTTTCCTATTGCACAAAATGGCTCTGAAGTTATTTGGAACCACATCACCCGTTTTCGTGGCGGCACAGCTAAACGTTTTACCACTACCATTCCAGTGCAATCAAATGGCTCATTTGTGCCCGTTAAAATGAATGATCAATTGGTATGGCCTGAGTTTTTAAAAGGCGGGCGTGATGCTAAAAAAGATAACAATATTTTGTTTTATTATCTTTCTCAAATTACCGCACCTGCACGTTTAACAGGTACGGCTTTATTAGTACATGAAACCATGGATCAAGTAAAAGAAGCGCGTAAAGCTTGGGTTTATAACTCTGGTCAACGTCGTGTTCGCCGTGCACCAAACGTTGCTTATGATGGACCAGGTCAAGGTACTGATGGTTTAAGAGCCTCTGACAACTATGACATGTATAACGGAGCACCTGATCGTTATAACTGGAAACTAGTCGGCAAACAAGAGCTTTATATTCCATACAACTCTTATAACTTACTTGATACCACAGCAAAATATGATGACGTAATACAAAAGGGTCATTTGAATACTGATTATTTACGCTACGAGTTACACCGTGTTTGGCAAGTTGAAGCAACCTTAAAGGAAGGCTCAAGACATATTTACGCTAAACGTACCTTCTTTATTGATGAAGATACATGGGGTGCCTCTGTTATTGATCAATACGATGGCCGTGGTCAACTATGGAAATTATCAGAAGCGCATAACATTCAATTTTATGATGTTGATACTCCGTGGATGGTTGCTGAAACCTTATATGACATAGACTCTGGACGTTACCTAGTAACAGGGTTAAGCAATGAAGAGCCAACCTTCATGATTTGGGGTGAAAAAGTAAAACGCAAAGATTTTTCTACCTCTGCTCTTAGACGTTTAGGACGTTAA
- a CDS encoding GMC family oxidoreductase yields the protein MNKSQDNNFDYIIVGAGSAGCVLANRLTEDGKFNVCLLEAGSDNNSMLVKTPGAFSAFMFLKKFNWSFDAKPRKDIRNGEPLFVPRGRGLGGSSATNAMLYIRGQKQDYDHWAELGNEGWSFDDILPYFKKSETNSRGESELHGGAGPLQVTDRPAFYEISKRYIEASQQAGFKVTDDFNGSDQEGVGYYQCTIKDGKRCSAAHAYLLPILSRPNLTVLTYAQVSKVLLKDKQAYGVDVYVKGEKRTLSANKEVILSGGSIASPQLLMLSGIGDKSELTQHGIDCVHELKGVGKNLREHVDACVLVKSKKTDGFTLSVSSLLKMVPDGINYITGNKGKLANSILEAGGFIKSTEKEDRPDIQLHMLPLLYDDNGRDLKLLTQHGFSCHVCVLRPESTGTVSLKSANYQDAPEIDFNLFSDKEGKDKTVLIDGMRQLRKILTAPALAQHYSNEMHPGNAFETDEQIFAKAKERIGTVFHPVGTCKMGNDGMAVVDNQLKVHGIDKLRVIDASIMPTLISGNTNAPTMAIAEKVADMMLTH from the coding sequence ATGAATAAATCGCAAGATAACAACTTTGACTACATCATAGTCGGAGCTGGCTCAGCGGGCTGTGTTTTGGCGAATAGGTTAACTGAAGACGGTAAATTTAACGTCTGCTTGTTAGAAGCTGGCAGTGATAATAACTCTATGTTAGTAAAAACGCCGGGAGCATTTTCAGCCTTCATGTTTTTGAAAAAATTCAATTGGAGTTTTGATGCTAAACCTAGAAAAGATATTCGCAATGGTGAACCCCTCTTTGTTCCCAGAGGTCGAGGTTTAGGTGGCAGTTCAGCCACCAATGCCATGCTATATATACGAGGGCAAAAACAAGATTATGATCATTGGGCAGAATTAGGTAATGAGGGTTGGTCATTCGACGATATTTTACCTTATTTTAAGAAGTCAGAAACCAATAGCCGTGGTGAAAGTGAACTGCACGGCGGCGCAGGTCCCTTGCAAGTAACAGATCGCCCAGCTTTTTATGAAATCAGTAAACGATATATTGAGGCGAGCCAACAGGCGGGTTTCAAAGTGACTGATGATTTTAATGGAAGTGATCAAGAAGGCGTAGGTTATTACCAATGCACGATAAAAGATGGCAAGCGTTGCTCTGCTGCTCATGCTTATTTGTTGCCAATACTGTCTAGACCTAACCTTACCGTATTAACTTATGCACAAGTGAGTAAGGTACTACTGAAAGACAAACAAGCTTATGGTGTTGATGTTTACGTTAAAGGCGAAAAGAGAACCTTATCAGCGAATAAAGAAGTCATCTTAAGTGGTGGTAGCATCGCTTCACCACAGCTATTAATGTTATCCGGCATTGGAGATAAGAGTGAACTGACACAACACGGTATTGATTGTGTGCATGAACTTAAAGGCGTAGGCAAAAACTTACGTGAACATGTAGATGCCTGTGTCTTAGTAAAAAGTAAAAAAACAGACGGTTTTACCCTATCGGTTTCAAGTTTACTGAAAATGGTACCTGATGGTATTAACTACATCACGGGTAACAAAGGCAAACTTGCCAACAGTATTTTAGAAGCTGGTGGTTTTATTAAGTCTACTGAGAAGGAAGACAGACCCGATATTCAGTTGCATATGCTGCCTTTGTTATATGACGATAATGGCAGAGATTTAAAACTGTTAACACAACATGGGTTTTCATGTCATGTCTGTGTACTACGCCCTGAAAGTACCGGCACTGTGTCATTAAAATCAGCTAATTATCAAGATGCACCAGAAATAGATTTCAACTTATTTTCTGATAAAGAAGGAAAAGACAAAACAGTCTTAATTGATGGCATGCGTCAGCTGCGTAAAATATTAACCGCGCCGGCATTAGCCCAACATTATAGTAATGAAATGCACCCGGGAAATGCTTTTGAAACAGATGAGCAAATTTTTGCTAAAGCCAAAGAGCGTATAGGCACAGTTTTTCATCCCGTAGGCACCTGTAAAATGGGTAATGATGGCATGGCTGTGGTTGATAATCAGCTCAAAGTACACGGTATTGATAAATTAAGAGTAATAGATGCTTCTATTATGCCAACACTTATCAGTGGCAATACCAACGCACCGACGATGGCTATCGCCGAAAAAGTTGCAGATATGATGCTGACACATTAA
- a CDS encoding DUF1145 domain-containing protein: protein MFNFIIHSTKALLTGLWILAILGLASINPLPVEYQLYLLPLAGIVLLAHLLEYFAMKAKVKTKSNTEISFVQTMLWGFGHWLPLLNKSIEK, encoded by the coding sequence ATGTTTAATTTTATAATACACAGTACCAAAGCACTACTCACCGGTTTATGGATACTGGCAATATTAGGGCTGGCATCAATAAATCCGCTCCCCGTAGAATATCAATTATATCTTTTGCCCTTAGCTGGCATTGTACTTTTGGCGCACTTGCTTGAGTATTTTGCGATGAAAGCCAAAGTGAAAACTAAAAGTAATACAGAGATAAGTTTTGTACAAACCATGCTTTGGGGCTTTGGTCACTGGCTGCCTTTATTAAATAAAAGTATTGAAAAATAA
- a CDS encoding TDT family transporter, producing MTVNVENVEPELNIEIGPNWFASVMGTGIIANAAVGLPMVGQYLGQAGLVIWVIASLMLIVMLLLKAVQTITNPHIIKRQFNDPVMAQFFGAPPMALLTIAGGTLLFGHHFFAQDTLMVIAWSLWITGTIVGMMTAVIIPYRLFTHHEVRGDAAFGGWLMPVVPPMVSAAIGAMFIPHVQDTLLQQTLLYACYAMFGTSLIAAMIILTLIWGRLVHSGTSGGARVPTLWLVLGPLGQSITAAGALGAVALAVVEQPIAGSLNTMAILYGVPVWGFAFYWSILASFLTLRALRRKMPFALTWWAFTFPVGTCVTGTTQLALHTGLPAFEWAAVILFAGLLCAWVIAALGTIKGIKTGHIMKNPVSSPVIIAKKGPR from the coding sequence GTGACGGTGAACGTAGAAAATGTAGAGCCTGAATTAAATATCGAGATTGGCCCAAACTGGTTTGCCTCCGTAATGGGAACCGGCATTATTGCTAATGCAGCCGTTGGTTTACCTATGGTGGGTCAATATTTAGGTCAAGCCGGTCTTGTGATCTGGGTTATTGCTTCCCTCATGTTAATTGTAATGCTACTGCTAAAGGCGGTTCAAACCATTACCAACCCTCATATTATCAAACGCCAATTTAATGATCCTGTGATGGCGCAATTTTTTGGTGCACCACCAATGGCGCTGCTTACTATTGCTGGCGGAACATTATTATTTGGCCATCATTTTTTTGCACAAGATACATTGATGGTAATTGCTTGGAGTCTTTGGATAACGGGCACCATTGTAGGGATGATGACAGCCGTTATTATACCTTATCGACTTTTTACTCATCATGAAGTACGTGGAGATGCAGCCTTTGGTGGTTGGCTTATGCCAGTCGTTCCGCCTATGGTATCAGCGGCAATTGGCGCGATGTTTATTCCCCACGTTCAAGATACTTTATTACAACAAACGCTGCTCTATGCTTGTTATGCCATGTTTGGTACTAGCTTAATAGCTGCAATGATTATTCTTACCTTAATCTGGGGACGGTTAGTACACTCAGGTACGTCTGGCGGCGCACGAGTACCAACATTGTGGTTAGTGTTAGGGCCTCTGGGACAATCAATCACCGCAGCGGGCGCCTTAGGGGCAGTTGCCTTAGCAGTTGTTGAACAACCCATTGCAGGCAGTCTAAATACTATGGCTATTTTGTATGGCGTACCCGTGTGGGGCTTTGCCTTTTACTGGTCGATTTTAGCAAGCTTTCTTACCTTACGGGCTCTGCGTAGAAAGATGCCTTTTGCGCTCACTTGGTGGGCATTTACCTTCCCAGTAGGCACCTGTGTAACAGGCACTACCCAATTAGCGCTACATACTGGGTTGCCAGCATTTGAATGGGCTGCGGTTATTTTATTTGCAGGGCTACTATGTGCATGGGTTATAGCTGCATTGGGTACGATTAAAGGCATTAAGACTGGCCATATTATGAAAAACCCGGTGAGCTCTCCTGTCATCATTGCGAAGAAAGGCCCCAGATAA
- a CDS encoding phytanoyl-CoA dioxygenase family protein produces MVENRSQLYSSYHDQGYFVIRDYFNVAEISALRKVILKFHEAWKKDNEEFYREEAFNSSLITGSQYLAYDDRVQLFNFISSKKIMSIIDSVMAANPAFMNTQLFFNPVNSHQKDFWHRDCQYDYEVEDQKRVISETQVVHFRIPLFDELGMELVPGTHKRWDNDEEFDVRQEEKGRVSSESLSTGKKIKLAAGDLLVFSADMIHRGLYGLDRLSLDMLVFDSTGDYVDYVDDDCLPETSMLDKIDDPRLFMNTIDLKLKVNSLANDC; encoded by the coding sequence ATGGTTGAAAATAGAAGTCAGTTATATAGCAGTTATCACGATCAAGGTTACTTTGTTATTAGAGATTATTTTAATGTGGCTGAAATATCAGCCCTTAGAAAAGTCATATTAAAATTCCATGAAGCTTGGAAAAAAGATAATGAAGAATTTTATCGGGAGGAAGCGTTCAACTCTTCCTTAATCACTGGAAGTCAGTATTTAGCATATGACGATCGAGTGCAGTTATTTAACTTTATCAGTTCAAAAAAAATAATGAGTATTATCGATTCTGTGATGGCGGCTAATCCAGCATTTATGAATACTCAATTATTTTTCAATCCCGTTAATTCCCATCAAAAAGATTTTTGGCATAGAGATTGTCAATATGATTATGAGGTTGAAGATCAAAAGAGAGTCATTTCTGAGACACAAGTCGTACATTTTAGAATTCCATTATTTGATGAACTTGGTATGGAGCTGGTGCCAGGAACGCATAAACGATGGGATAATGATGAAGAATTTGATGTCCGACAAGAAGAAAAGGGCAGAGTCAGTAGTGAAAGCCTCTCTACCGGAAAAAAAATTAAGTTAGCTGCGGGTGATTTATTAGTTTTTTCGGCTGATATGATCCACCGGGGACTATACGGATTAGATCGATTATCGCTGGATATGTTAGTTTTTGATTCAACTGGCGATTATGTTGACTATGTTGATGATGATTGTTTACCAGAAACCTCCATGCTGGATAAAATTGATGATCCTAGATTGTTTATGAATACCATCGATTTAAAGTTGAAGGTTAATTCCCTAGCTAATGATTGCTGA
- a CDS encoding c-type cytochrome, producing the protein MKSKILGMSILAATISFTSLAKGNNEVMMQAAGQEIFKKCSACHSTDTSKNTFGPSLVGVINRKAASLPRFAYSEALQKSGLTWTEANLRRWMAGNDILVPGTRMRHVQITDLAEQNYLLAYLKSL; encoded by the coding sequence ATGAAAAGCAAAATATTGGGTATGTCAATTTTAGCAGCGACTATCTCTTTTACTTCATTAGCGAAAGGTAATAATGAAGTAATGATGCAAGCAGCAGGGCAAGAGATTTTTAAAAAATGTAGTGCATGTCACTCAACCGATACCAGCAAAAACACATTTGGTCCTAGCTTAGTTGGCGTTATAAATCGTAAAGCCGCATCACTTCCGCGTTTTGCCTATTCTGAAGCATTACAGAAATCAGGGTTAACTTGGACAGAAGCCAATCTTCGTCGATGGATGGCAGGTAATGATATTTTAGTGCCGGGTACTCGTATGCGTCATGTTCAAATTACAGACCTAGCCGAACAGAACTATTTATTGGCGTACCTTAAGTCTTTATAG
- a CDS encoding arsenic resistance protein codes for MGIFERYLSVWVGLSIILGVILGLWQPNIFQLITEFEIAHVNIVVAVFIWVMIYPMMVQIDFSSIQNVGKNPKGLVLTIIINWFVKPFTMAALGWLFFNYLFADLVDPESAQEYIAGMILLGVAPCTAMVFVWSQLTKGDPNYTLVQVSVNDVIMIFAFAPISAFLLGVSDIQVPWETLLISVLLYVLLPLIAGVVTRRMLNKGNDKVDAQKSAEASINADEETNTNTDSTNKSLDNLLATLKPWSVIGLLATVVLLFGFQANTIISEPQTIGLIAIPLMIQTYGIFIIAYLAAKWLKLPHNIAAPACLIGTSNFFELAVAVAISLFGLHSGAALATVVGVLVEVPVMLSLVYFINHTQNWFVEGG; via the coding sequence ATGGGGATTTTTGAACGTTACTTATCTGTTTGGGTTGGTTTAAGCATAATACTTGGCGTGATCTTAGGGTTATGGCAACCCAACATATTTCAACTGATTACCGAGTTTGAAATTGCGCACGTTAACATTGTTGTCGCGGTTTTTATTTGGGTGATGATATACCCTATGATGGTTCAAATTGACTTCTCATCAATACAAAATGTCGGTAAAAACCCCAAAGGACTCGTGCTAACCATTATCATTAATTGGTTTGTTAAACCTTTTACCATGGCAGCGTTAGGCTGGCTATTTTTTAACTATTTATTTGCAGACTTAGTTGACCCTGAATCGGCGCAAGAATACATTGCGGGTATGATTTTACTGGGCGTAGCGCCCTGTACAGCAATGGTATTTGTGTGGTCTCAGTTAACCAAAGGCGATCCCAATTACACCTTGGTTCAAGTCTCTGTCAATGATGTCATCATGATATTCGCTTTTGCGCCTATTTCGGCATTTTTACTGGGCGTTAGTGATATTCAAGTGCCGTGGGAAACGTTACTTATTTCCGTTTTATTGTATGTGTTATTGCCTTTAATTGCAGGTGTAGTAACCAGGAGAATGCTAAATAAGGGCAATGATAAAGTTGATGCACAAAAAAGTGCAGAGGCAAGTATAAATGCTGATGAAGAAACAAATACAAATACTGACAGTACTAATAAATCATTAGACAACTTATTAGCGACATTAAAACCTTGGTCGGTTATCGGTTTATTAGCTACCGTTGTTTTATTATTTGGTTTTCAAGCCAACACCATCATATCTGAGCCGCAAACCATCGGCTTAATTGCTATTCCGCTGATGATCCAAACATACGGTATTTTCATTATTGCTTACCTAGCGGCAAAATGGCTGAAACTACCGCATAACATCGCGGCTCCCGCTTGTTTGATCGGCACATCTAACTTCTTTGAGTTAGCGGTTGCTGTGGCTATTTCGCTGTTTGGTTTACATTCTGGTGCGGCATTGGCGACAGTTGTTGGGGTGCTAGTTGAAGTACCCGTTATGTTGTCTTTAGTTTATTTTATTAATCACACCCAAAACTGGTTTGTTGAAGGTGGGTAA